One stretch of Nocardia mangyaensis DNA includes these proteins:
- a CDS encoding TIGR02234 family membrane protein — MSGPEPAPAPAAKPIVPLALLAVAAAGLWASSRMTWVTVHSADGLTEPRTDDLDGSTWFGALTPLALVLLASIAAVFAVKGALRQILGVVIAVVAAVAAVPGFALAVGEGRTAERAGTLAELPVRAVVSGADTHLGPAILSILAATLALIAGVLLTRRTGQGAELSSKYDNPVVRRADASAQVSKQHGATGTAAPLSDRVLWDALDAGTDPTEDLDEPSTDRAPGERKP; from the coding sequence ATGAGCGGCCCTGAGCCCGCCCCGGCACCGGCCGCCAAGCCGATCGTCCCGCTCGCGCTGCTCGCGGTCGCCGCGGCCGGACTGTGGGCGTCGTCACGGATGACCTGGGTGACGGTGCACTCCGCCGACGGGCTCACCGAGCCGCGGACCGACGACCTCGACGGCAGCACCTGGTTCGGCGCGCTGACCCCGCTGGCACTGGTGCTGCTCGCCTCGATCGCCGCGGTGTTCGCGGTCAAGGGTGCGCTGCGGCAGATCCTCGGCGTGGTGATCGCGGTGGTCGCCGCGGTCGCGGCGGTGCCGGGGTTCGCGCTGGCCGTGGGCGAGGGGAGGACGGCCGAGCGGGCGGGCACCCTGGCCGAGTTGCCGGTGCGCGCGGTGGTCAGCGGCGCGGACACGCACCTCGGGCCTGCGATTCTGTCGATTCTGGCGGCCACTCTCGCCTTGATCGCCGGTGTCCTGCTGACCCGCCGGACCGGCCAGGGCGCGGAGCTGTCGAGCAAATACGACAACCCGGTGGTCCGTCGCGCCGACGCCAGCGCACAGGTGAGCAAGCAGCACGGTGCGACGGGAACCGCGGCGCCGCTGTCGGACCGGGTGCTCTGGGACGCGCTCGACGCGGGCACCGACCCGACCGAGGACCTCGACGAGCCGAGTACCGACCGCGCGCCGGGCGAGCGGAAGCCGTGA
- the trpC gene encoding indole-3-glycerol phosphate synthase TrpC has translation MTVLDSILDGVRADVAAREALLDFQAIKAAAAAVKAPLDARAALHEDGIGVIAEVKRASPSKGALADIPDPTVLAKAYEDGGARIISVLTESRRFGGSLDDLDAVRAAVNIPVLRKDFVLGPYQIHEARAHGADVILLIVAALEQDVLASLIDRTESLGMTALVEVHTEEEADRALEAGASVIGVNARNLKTLEVDRDVFARIAPGLPSEVIRVAESGIRGTADLLAYAGAGADAVLVGEGLVTSGNPRSAVSELVTAGTHPSCPKPARRSIR, from the coding sequence ATGACGGTACTCGACTCGATTCTCGACGGGGTTCGGGCGGATGTTGCCGCCCGCGAAGCCCTCCTCGATTTTCAGGCGATCAAAGCTGCCGCGGCTGCCGTGAAGGCACCGCTGGACGCGCGGGCCGCGCTGCACGAGGACGGGATCGGTGTCATCGCCGAGGTGAAGCGAGCCAGCCCCTCCAAGGGCGCGCTGGCCGACATCCCCGATCCCACCGTGCTGGCCAAGGCCTATGAAGACGGTGGCGCGCGCATCATCAGCGTGCTCACCGAGAGCCGCCGCTTCGGCGGTTCCCTCGACGACCTCGACGCGGTGCGCGCCGCGGTGAACATCCCGGTTCTGCGCAAGGACTTCGTCCTCGGCCCGTACCAGATCCACGAGGCCCGTGCCCACGGTGCCGACGTGATCCTGCTGATCGTGGCCGCACTCGAACAGGACGTGCTCGCCTCGCTGATCGACCGCACCGAGTCTCTCGGCATGACCGCTCTGGTGGAGGTGCACACCGAGGAAGAGGCCGATCGCGCGCTCGAGGCCGGTGCGTCGGTGATCGGCGTCAACGCCCGCAATCTCAAGACCCTGGAAGTCGACCGTGACGTGTTCGCGCGGATCGCGCCCGGCCTGCCCTCGGAGGTCATCCGGGTGGCCGAGTCCGGTATCCGCGGTACCGCGGACCTGCTGGCCTACGCCGGCGCGGGTGCCGACGCGGTGCTCGTCGGCGAGGGGCTGGTGACCAGCGGCAACCCACGCTCGGCCGTCTCCGAACTGGTGACCGCGGGCACCCACCCGTCCTGCCCGAAGCCGGCCCGCCGGAGCATTCGGTGA
- the trpB gene encoding tryptophan synthase subunit beta has product MTALPPASAGVAQHSDYEPDAGGHFGVYGGRHVPEALMAVIEEVTAEYDKIRSDRGFLDELDRLQRDYTGRPSPVFECTRLAEHAGGARIFLKREDLNHTGSHKINNVLGQVLLAKRMGKTRVIAETGAGQHGVATATACALLGLDCVIYMGAVDTARQALNVARMRLLGAEVVPVDSGSQTLKDAINEALRDWVSHADDTFYCFGTAAGPHPFPLLVRDFQRVIGLEAREQIQQRAGRLPEAVVACVGGGSNAIGIFHAFIPDAGVRLVGFEAAGDGVETGRHAATFTGGTPGAFQGAYSYLLQDEDGQTIESHSISAGLDYPGVGPEHAYLKDTGRAEYRPITDTEAMDALLLLSRTEGIIPAIESAHAVAGALKLGRELGEGAIILVNLSGRGDKDMDTAGRWFGLFDDDAEENKS; this is encoded by the coding sequence GTGACCGCTCTGCCCCCGGCCAGTGCCGGCGTCGCTCAGCACAGCGACTACGAGCCCGACGCGGGCGGGCACTTCGGTGTCTACGGCGGACGGCACGTCCCCGAGGCGTTGATGGCGGTGATCGAGGAGGTCACCGCTGAGTACGACAAGATCCGTTCCGACCGCGGCTTCCTCGACGAGCTCGACCGGCTGCAGCGCGACTACACCGGCCGACCGTCGCCGGTGTTCGAATGCACCCGCCTGGCCGAGCACGCCGGTGGCGCGCGGATCTTCCTCAAGCGCGAGGACCTCAACCACACCGGTTCACACAAGATCAACAACGTCCTCGGCCAGGTCCTGCTGGCCAAGCGGATGGGCAAGACCCGCGTCATCGCCGAGACCGGGGCCGGTCAGCACGGTGTCGCCACCGCGACCGCGTGCGCGCTGCTCGGGCTGGACTGCGTGATCTACATGGGCGCGGTCGACACCGCCCGCCAGGCGCTCAATGTCGCCCGGATGCGCCTGCTCGGCGCCGAGGTCGTCCCGGTGGACTCCGGTTCGCAGACCCTCAAGGACGCCATCAACGAGGCGCTGCGCGACTGGGTCAGTCATGCCGACGACACCTTCTACTGCTTCGGCACCGCGGCGGGCCCGCACCCGTTCCCGCTGCTGGTGCGTGATTTCCAGCGCGTGATCGGGCTGGAGGCACGCGAGCAGATCCAGCAGCGGGCGGGCAGGCTGCCCGAGGCGGTCGTGGCCTGTGTCGGCGGCGGCTCCAACGCCATCGGCATCTTCCACGCCTTCATCCCGGACGCCGGTGTGCGCCTGGTCGGTTTCGAGGCGGCCGGTGACGGCGTCGAAACCGGCAGGCACGCGGCCACTTTCACCGGCGGCACCCCCGGAGCGTTCCAGGGCGCCTACTCCTACCTGCTGCAGGACGAGGACGGGCAGACGATCGAATCGCACTCGATCTCGGCCGGTCTGGACTATCCGGGCGTCGGCCCCGAGCACGCCTACCTCAAGGACACCGGTCGCGCCGAGTACCGGCCGATCACCGACACCGAGGCCATGGACGCGCTGCTGCTGCTCTCGCGCACCGAGGGCATCATCCCGGCCATCGAGTCCGCGCACGCCGTGGCGGGCGCGCTGAAGCTGGGCCGTGAACTCGGCGAGGGCGCGATCATCCTGGTCAACCTGTCCGGTCGCGGTGACAAGGACATGGACACCGCGGGCCGCTGGTTCGGTCTGTTCGACGACGACGCCGAGGAGAACAAGTCGTGA
- the trpA gene encoding tryptophan synthase subunit alpha — protein sequence MSQQSRLANTFAAARRENRAALVGYLPAGYPDLAGSLDVVRAMVESGCDIVEVGVAYSDPVMDGPTIQAAAEQALRGGVRVRDVFRVVEAITEAGGQAVVMSYWNPVLKYGVDTFARDLAAAGGAGIITPNLIPDEADDWFIASSTHNLDRIFLVAPSSTEERLVKTLEASRGFVYAASTMGVTGARDAVSSAAPALCARIRAHSDIPIGVGLGVRSGAQAAEIAGYADGVIVGSALVTAAAEGLDAVRALTTELAEGVRSATVRI from the coding sequence GTGAGCCAGCAGTCCCGTCTGGCCAACACCTTCGCCGCCGCGCGCCGGGAGAACCGGGCCGCGCTCGTCGGGTACCTGCCCGCGGGCTATCCCGACCTCGCCGGATCCCTCGACGTGGTTCGCGCCATGGTCGAATCCGGTTGCGACATCGTGGAAGTCGGCGTCGCCTACTCCGATCCGGTGATGGACGGGCCGACCATCCAGGCCGCCGCCGAGCAGGCGCTGCGCGGCGGGGTGCGGGTGCGCGATGTGTTCCGCGTCGTCGAGGCCATCACCGAGGCCGGGGGACAGGCCGTGGTGATGAGTTACTGGAACCCGGTGCTCAAGTACGGCGTCGACACCTTCGCGCGCGACCTCGCCGCGGCCGGCGGCGCGGGCATCATCACGCCGAACCTGATCCCCGACGAGGCCGACGACTGGTTCATCGCCTCGTCCACGCACAATCTGGACCGCATCTTCCTGGTCGCGCCGTCCTCGACCGAGGAGCGACTGGTCAAGACCCTGGAGGCGTCGCGCGGTTTCGTCTACGCGGCCTCCACCATGGGCGTGACCGGCGCGCGGGACGCGGTCTCCTCGGCCGCGCCCGCCCTGTGCGCCCGGATCCGCGCGCACTCCGACATCCCGATCGGTGTCGGGCTCGGCGTGCGCTCGGGTGCCCAGGCCGCCGAGATCGCGGGGTACGCCGACGGTGTGATCGTCGGCTCGGCGCTGGTCACGGCCGCCGCCGAGGGGTTGGACGCCGTACGAGCCCTGACCACCGAGCTGGCCGAGGGCGTGCGTTCGGCGACCGTCCGCATCTAG
- the lgt gene encoding prolipoprotein diacylglyceryl transferase, with amino-acid sequence MGPVNSVLAYIPSPPQGVWHLGPVPLRSYALFIIAGIIVALWWGERRWRARGGQPGAVLDVAMFAVPAGLIGGRIYHVATDWQKYFGEGKDPMEALYIWQGGLGIWGAVFFGGVGAWIGCRVYKIPLPALGDAVAPAVLLAQAIGRLGNYFNQELYGRPTDLPWGLEIYNRFDPETGARDMMNGVSTGQVQEVVHPTFLYELIWNVLIVVLLVQLDKRYRIGHGRLFALYVAGYSFGRFFVELMRNDEATHVLGIRINSFTSAIVFLAAMAYFALATKGREAPAQLQPGAEPRPWPWQISALRAAGDAATEADSATTDKAATTDESTVSTDKSEGETAQAGDAEDSVADEVTESTTSRTKKS; translated from the coding sequence CTGGGGCCCGTGAACTCAGTCCTGGCCTACATTCCGAGTCCGCCCCAGGGCGTCTGGCATCTCGGACCCGTCCCGCTCCGGTCCTACGCGCTGTTCATCATCGCCGGGATCATCGTCGCCCTGTGGTGGGGTGAGCGCCGGTGGCGCGCGCGGGGTGGTCAGCCGGGCGCGGTACTCGATGTCGCGATGTTCGCGGTGCCCGCCGGCCTGATCGGTGGCCGGATCTATCACGTGGCCACCGACTGGCAGAAGTATTTCGGTGAGGGCAAGGACCCGATGGAGGCCCTCTACATCTGGCAGGGCGGCCTCGGCATCTGGGGGGCGGTGTTCTTCGGCGGCGTCGGCGCCTGGATCGGCTGCCGGGTGTACAAGATCCCGCTGCCCGCCCTCGGTGACGCCGTCGCGCCCGCCGTGCTGCTGGCCCAGGCGATCGGCCGCCTCGGCAACTACTTCAACCAGGAGCTCTACGGCCGCCCCACCGATCTGCCGTGGGGTCTCGAGATCTACAACCGGTTCGATCCCGAGACCGGCGCGCGGGACATGATGAACGGTGTCTCGACCGGCCAGGTTCAAGAGGTCGTGCACCCGACCTTCCTCTACGAACTCATCTGGAACGTGCTGATCGTCGTGCTGCTGGTGCAGCTGGACAAGCGCTACCGGATCGGGCACGGGCGTCTGTTCGCCCTCTATGTCGCCGGGTACAGCTTCGGCCGGTTCTTCGTCGAGCTGATGCGCAACGACGAGGCGACCCACGTGCTCGGCATCCGAATCAACTCGTTCACCTCCGCGATCGTCTTCCTCGCCGCCATGGCCTATTTCGCGCTGGCGACCAAGGGCAGGGAGGCCCCGGCGCAGCTGCAGCCCGGTGCCGAGCCCCGGCCGTGGCCGTGGCAGATCTCGGCCCTGCGGGCGGCCGGCGATGCCGCCACGGAAGCGGATTCCGCGACCACGGACAAGGCCGCGACCACGGACGAGTCCACCGTGAGCACGGACAAGTCCGAGGGCGAGACCGCGCAGGCAGGGGACGCTGAAGACTCCGTCGCCGACGAGGTCACCGAGTCGACGACATCGAGGACGAAGAAGTCCTGA
- a CDS encoding TM2 domain-containing protein: protein MTDPYNPNPQYGPDLGKQPDSGAQPQYGQPAYGQPSDPYAQQPGYGQPQPGYGQPQYGQPQPGYGQPADPYGQPQPAYGAAPYGMPQGYNPADPEAPYGRDMYGVPFSDKQKLMAGLLQIFLGGFGVGRFYLGYTGLGIAQIAVVWLTCGLGAIWPLIDGIMMLTGKVPDAQGRPLRE, encoded by the coding sequence GTGACCGACCCCTACAACCCCAATCCGCAATACGGCCCTGACCTCGGCAAGCAGCCCGATTCCGGGGCGCAGCCGCAGTACGGTCAGCCCGCCTACGGTCAGCCGTCGGATCCCTACGCACAGCAGCCGGGCTATGGCCAGCCGCAGCCGGGATACGGGCAGCCGCAGTACGGTCAGCCGCAGCCGGGGTACGGTCAGCCCGCCGATCCGTACGGTCAACCCCAGCCCGCCTACGGCGCCGCGCCCTACGGCATGCCGCAGGGCTACAACCCGGCTGATCCGGAAGCACCGTACGGCCGGGACATGTACGGCGTCCCGTTCTCGGACAAGCAGAAGCTGATGGCCGGCCTGCTCCAGATCTTCCTGGGCGGGTTCGGCGTCGGCCGCTTCTATCTCGGCTACACCGGCCTGGGTATCGCCCAGATCGCTGTCGTGTGGCTGACCTGTGGCCTCGGTGCGATCTGGCCACTGATCGACGGCATCATGATGCTCACCGGCAAGGTGCCTGACGCGCAGGGGCGCCCGCTGCGCGAATGA
- the pyk gene encoding pyruvate kinase produces the protein MMRRTKIVCTLGPATASQDRIRELVESGMDVARLNFSHGDHADHADNYKMVRAASDETGRAVGILADLQGPKIRLGRFAEGRTEWANGQQVRITVDEVEGTHGRVSTTYKELAADAKAGDRLLVDDGKVGLTVEHIDGNDVVCRVTEGGPVSNNKGLSLPGMNVSVPALSGKDIEDLEFALKLGVDFIALSFVRSPADIELVHEIMDRVGRRVPVIAKLEKPEAIDNLEAIVLAFDAVMVARGDLGVELPLEQVPLVQKRAIQMARENAKPVIVATQMLESMIENSRPTRAEASDVANAVLDGADAVMLSGETSVGAWPIDAVRTMARIVTAVESETSRVPPLTHVPRTKRGVISYAARDIGERLNAKALVAFTQSGDTVRRLARLHTPLPLLAFTPLPEVRSQLTLTWGTETFIVPMVASTDAMIHQVDQALLSMDRYRKGDLVVIVAGSPPGTVGSTNLIHVHRIGEEDH, from the coding sequence GTGATGCGACGGACGAAGATTGTGTGCACCCTCGGACCGGCCACTGCCTCCCAGGACCGTATTCGTGAGCTCGTCGAAAGTGGTATGGATGTGGCCCGGCTGAACTTCAGCCATGGCGACCACGCCGACCACGCCGACAACTACAAGATGGTCCGCGCGGCCTCCGACGAGACCGGCCGCGCGGTCGGCATCCTGGCCGACCTACAGGGCCCCAAGATCCGCCTCGGCCGTTTCGCCGAGGGCCGCACCGAGTGGGCCAACGGCCAGCAGGTGCGGATCACCGTCGACGAGGTCGAGGGCACGCACGGCCGCGTCTCGACGACGTACAAGGAACTCGCCGCCGACGCCAAGGCCGGTGACCGCCTGCTCGTCGACGACGGCAAGGTCGGGCTCACGGTCGAGCACATCGACGGCAACGACGTGGTCTGCCGGGTCACCGAGGGCGGCCCGGTCAGCAACAACAAGGGCCTGTCGCTGCCCGGCATGAACGTGTCGGTGCCGGCCCTGTCCGGCAAGGACATCGAAGACCTCGAGTTCGCGCTGAAGCTGGGCGTGGACTTCATCGCCTTGTCGTTCGTGCGCTCACCCGCCGACATCGAGCTCGTCCACGAGATCATGGACCGGGTCGGGCGCCGAGTGCCGGTGATCGCCAAGCTGGAGAAGCCCGAGGCGATCGACAATCTCGAGGCGATCGTGCTCGCCTTCGACGCGGTGATGGTGGCCCGTGGCGACCTCGGCGTGGAGTTGCCGCTCGAGCAGGTGCCGCTGGTGCAGAAGCGCGCGATCCAGATGGCCCGCGAGAACGCCAAGCCGGTGATCGTGGCGACCCAGATGCTGGAGTCGATGATCGAGAACTCCCGCCCGACCCGCGCGGAGGCCTCCGATGTCGCCAACGCGGTGCTCGACGGCGCCGACGCGGTGATGCTGTCGGGGGAGACCTCGGTCGGCGCCTGGCCGATCGACGCGGTCCGCACGATGGCGCGCATCGTCACCGCCGTGGAATCGGAGACCTCCCGGGTGCCACCCCTGACCCACGTGCCGCGTACCAAGCGCGGCGTGATCTCCTACGCCGCCCGCGACATCGGCGAGCGCCTCAACGCCAAGGCGCTGGTGGCGTTCACCCAGTCCGGTGACACCGTGCGCCGGCTGGCTCGGCTGCACACTCCGCTGCCGCTGCTGGCGTTCACCCCGCTGCCGGAGGTGCGCAGCCAGCTGACGCTGACCTGGGGCACCGAGACCTTCATCGTGCCCATGGTGGCGAGCACCGACGCGATGATCCACCAGGTGGATCAGGCACTGTTGTCGATGGACCGTTATCGCAAGGGTGACCTCGTGGTGATCGTCGCGGGCTCCCCGCCGGGTACCGTCGGTTCCACCAACCTGATCCATGTGCATCGCATCGGCGAGGAGGACCACTAG
- a CDS encoding acyl-CoA thioesterase, with protein MQGVPSPDLGVLLGLLDLEPIGEDVFLGNHPEKVWSRTFGGQLVSQAIVAAGRTAVGRPLHAINAHFVRGGDVKKPIEYHVQRHRDGRALANRTVTASQDGQELFVMLAAFQDWGKGLEHSHEGPDVPDPESLPRVEESFAGFEDKLEMFIKAPHPIDMRYTNDPAWILKGTGEKLNHNRVWMRTDGTLPDDPLLHVAALGYSSDTTVLDSIITTHGLSWGLDRILAATVNHSIWFHRPFRFDDWTLYATESPVAAGSRGLATGRFYSRTGELLATTVQEGVIRHFPAR; from the coding sequence GTGCAGGGTGTGCCGTCTCCCGATCTGGGGGTGCTGCTCGGCCTGCTCGACCTCGAACCGATCGGCGAGGACGTCTTCCTCGGCAACCATCCCGAGAAGGTGTGGAGCCGCACCTTCGGCGGGCAGCTGGTGTCGCAGGCGATCGTCGCTGCCGGACGCACCGCGGTGGGTCGCCCGCTGCACGCGATCAACGCGCATTTCGTGCGCGGCGGGGATGTGAAGAAGCCGATCGAGTACCACGTGCAGCGTCATCGTGACGGCCGCGCGCTGGCCAACCGGACGGTCACGGCCAGCCAGGACGGGCAGGAACTGTTCGTCATGCTGGCCGCCTTCCAGGACTGGGGCAAGGGTCTCGAGCACTCCCACGAGGGCCCGGACGTGCCCGACCCCGAGAGCTTGCCCCGGGTCGAGGAGAGCTTCGCGGGCTTCGAGGACAAGCTCGAGATGTTCATCAAGGCCCCGCATCCGATCGACATGCGCTACACCAACGACCCGGCCTGGATCCTCAAGGGCACCGGCGAGAAGCTCAACCACAACCGGGTCTGGATGCGCACCGATGGCACCCTGCCCGACGATCCGCTGCTGCATGTCGCCGCGCTGGGCTACTCCTCTGACACCACGGTGCTCGATTCGATCATCACCACGCACGGTTTGTCGTGGGGTCTGGACCGAATTCTCGCGGCGACGGTGAACCATTCGATCTGGTTCCACCGGCCGTTCCGGTTCGACGACTGGACCCTCTACGCCACCGAGTCACCGGTCGCGGCGGGCTCGCGGGGCCTGGCGACCGGCCGGTTCTACTCGCGGACCGGCGAGCTGCTCGCCACCACCGTGCAGGAAGGCGTCATCCGGCACTTCCCGGCCCGCTGA
- a CDS encoding low molecular weight phosphatase family protein, whose amino-acid sequence MHVLFVCNSNVCRSVIAERLARAFAADNRLPGLTAESAGTRALVGFPAEPLAAETIAGLGGHTEGFKARKLRPEMVDRADLVLTMTEALRDQVGELGFGAAARTFTLPEAHRIAKVTGAKSIAALHRARNDLAYVGRENIADPIGLSAEAFLEIGDRIAELLFPLLGALAPYNQAGHGTDERLGLVIEPRPARPLSTFLAAQRGR is encoded by the coding sequence ATGCACGTGCTGTTCGTCTGTAACTCCAACGTCTGCCGGTCGGTGATCGCCGAACGGCTCGCCAGGGCGTTCGCAGCGGACAACCGTCTACCCGGGCTGACCGCCGAGAGTGCGGGAACACGTGCGCTGGTGGGTTTTCCGGCCGAGCCCCTTGCCGCGGAGACCATCGCCGGACTCGGTGGCCACACCGAGGGTTTCAAGGCACGCAAACTCCGGCCCGAGATGGTCGATCGCGCCGACCTGGTGCTGACGATGACCGAGGCACTGCGCGATCAGGTGGGCGAACTCGGCTTCGGCGCCGCGGCGCGCACGTTCACCCTGCCGGAGGCGCACCGGATCGCCAAGGTCACCGGCGCGAAGTCCATTGCCGCGCTGCACCGGGCCCGCAACGACCTGGCCTATGTGGGCCGGGAGAACATCGCCGACCCGATCGGGCTGTCGGCCGAAGCCTTCCTCGAGATCGGCGACCGGATCGCCGAACTGCTGTTCCCGCTGCTGGGCGCGCTGGCGCCATACAACCAGGCCGGCCATGGCACCGACGAGCGCCTCGGCCTGGTGATCGAACCGCGCCCGGCGCGCCCACTGTCGACCTTTCTGGCCGCTCAGCGGGGCCGCTGA
- a CDS encoding monooxygenase family protein, which yields MRVQRTTVDLDAYPDLVMILLGMRVRTPRGLLRLLGVGPKLYRSHTDRPDGLLHHEDVVWSMLPPHWGARQYWRDLDSLERWTRSAPHRQWWQQFLRDSGGTGFWHEAYFRRGGIDAVYDDMTAATGLAAFAPVVPARGTMFSTRGRVHGTTPAVPPVVSESNYYDPNE from the coding sequence ATGCGGGTACAGCGGACGACGGTCGACCTGGACGCCTATCCCGACCTGGTGATGATCCTGCTCGGCATGCGGGTGCGGACCCCGCGCGGCCTGCTGCGCCTGCTCGGGGTCGGCCCCAAGCTCTACCGCTCGCACACCGACCGCCCCGACGGCCTGCTCCACCACGAGGACGTGGTGTGGTCGATGCTGCCGCCGCACTGGGGCGCCAGGCAGTACTGGCGCGATCTGGACTCACTCGAGCGCTGGACCCGTTCGGCGCCGCACCGGCAGTGGTGGCAGCAATTCCTGCGCGATTCCGGCGGCACCGGTTTCTGGCACGAGGCGTACTTCCGGCGCGGCGGGATCGACGCGGTCTACGACGACATGACCGCGGCGACCGGACTGGCCGCGTTCGCACCGGTGGTGCCCGCGCGCGGGACGATGTTCTCCACCCGCGGCCGGGTGCACGGCACCACACCAGCCGTGCCGCCAGTTGTTTCCGAATCGAATTATTACGACCCGAACGAGTGA
- a CDS encoding ANTAR domain-containing response regulator: MSTNAGGADATREAVAKRVVVAEDEALIRMDLVEMLKEEGYDVVGEAGDGQQAVELAEELRPDLVIMDVKMPRRDGIDAAAEIATKRVAPVVILTAFSQRDLVERARDAGAMAYLVKPFTKSDLVPAIELAASRFHEITALETEVANLSDRLETRKLVERAKGVLMQTQGLSEPQAFKWIQRTAMDRRTTMKAVAEVVLENLTPQ; the protein is encoded by the coding sequence ATGAGCACGAATGCAGGGGGCGCTGACGCCACTCGTGAGGCCGTGGCCAAGCGTGTCGTCGTCGCCGAGGACGAGGCTCTCATCCGGATGGACCTCGTGGAAATGCTCAAGGAAGAGGGCTACGACGTCGTCGGCGAAGCGGGCGACGGCCAGCAGGCCGTCGAGCTCGCCGAGGAGTTGCGCCCCGATCTGGTCATCATGGACGTGAAGATGCCTCGTCGCGACGGCATCGACGCTGCGGCCGAGATCGCCACGAAACGTGTTGCGCCCGTGGTGATCCTGACTGCGTTCAGTCAGCGCGACCTGGTCGAGCGAGCCCGCGACGCGGGTGCGATGGCCTACCTGGTCAAGCCGTTCACCAAATCCGATCTGGTGCCCGCGATCGAACTCGCGGCCAGCCGTTTCCACGAAATCACCGCGCTGGAAACCGAAGTCGCGAATCTGTCGGATCGGCTGGAGACGCGCAAACTGGTCGAACGCGCCAAGGGCGTGCTCATGCAGACCCAGGGGCTGTCGGAGCCGCAGGCATTCAAATGGATTCAGCGCACCGCGATGGATCGCCGCACCACCATGAAGGCGGTCGCCGAAGTCGTCCTGGAGAACCTCACTCCACAGTGA
- a CDS encoding branched-chain amino acid ABC transporter substrate-binding protein yields MVLSGCSDKSSDGGGGGGSELSIQPVVQVDTEGNSVEQTDSGAAADPAGDGTATCAPTSIAMAGPLTGGNAALGINVVMGVKLALDKHNKANPDCQVTVKEFDTEGKPQVATNVIPRIVSDPSIVALIGPTFSGETKATGQILSEAGMPTLTASATNPALTENGWKTFFRGLGNDNSQGPAIANYLTKDKGFQKICVVQDNTDYGVGLAQAFTQAAGTAVDASCGVNVKEGDKDFSAAVSQLSAAAPDAIFYAGYYAESAPFVQQVRSGGITAAFVSADGSNDPEFVRQAGESAKDTVLSCPCSPAPDSFTTDYKALNGQAPGVYSVEGYDLTTILLKGIDSGKVTRPELVDFVRGYDGAGIARQYKWSDTGELANVQIWMYEVK; encoded by the coding sequence TTGGTGCTGTCCGGATGCAGCGACAAGTCCTCCGACGGCGGTGGGGGTGGCGGCTCCGAACTGTCCATCCAGCCGGTCGTTCAGGTCGATACCGAGGGCAATTCGGTCGAGCAGACCGACTCCGGTGCCGCCGCCGACCCGGCCGGTGACGGCACAGCCACCTGCGCGCCGACCAGCATCGCGATGGCCGGTCCGCTGACCGGTGGCAACGCCGCGCTCGGCATCAACGTGGTGATGGGTGTGAAGCTCGCACTCGACAAGCACAACAAGGCCAATCCCGACTGCCAGGTGACGGTCAAGGAATTCGACACCGAGGGCAAGCCCCAGGTCGCCACCAATGTCATTCCGCGCATCGTCAGCGACCCCAGCATCGTCGCGCTGATCGGCCCGACGTTCTCCGGTGAGACGAAGGCCACCGGCCAGATCCTCAGCGAGGCCGGCATGCCGACGCTGACCGCCTCGGCCACGAACCCGGCGCTGACCGAGAACGGCTGGAAGACGTTCTTCCGTGGCCTCGGCAACGACAACTCCCAGGGTCCGGCGATCGCCAACTACCTGACCAAGGACAAGGGCTTCCAGAAGATCTGCGTGGTCCAGGACAACACCGATTACGGTGTCGGCCTCGCGCAGGCGTTCACGCAGGCCGCCGGCACCGCGGTGGACGCGTCCTGCGGGGTCAACGTCAAGGAAGGTGACAAGGACTTCTCCGCGGCGGTCTCACAGCTCTCGGCGGCCGCGCCGGACGCGATCTTCTACGCCGGCTACTACGCCGAGTCCGCGCCGTTCGTCCAGCAGGTGCGCTCGGGCGGCATCACCGCGGCCTTCGTCTCCGCCGACGGCAGCAACGACCCCGAGTTCGTGCGACAGGCCGGTGAGTCCGCCAAGGACACGGTGCTGTCGTGCCCGTGCTCCCCGGCCCCGGATTCCTTCACCACCGACTACAAGGCGCTCAACGGCCAGGCCCCCGGCGTCTACTCGGTCGAGGGCTATGACCTGACCACGATCCTGCTCAAGGGCATCGACTCGGGCAAGGTCACCCGGCCCGAGCTGGTCGATTTCGTCCGTGGCTACGACGGCGCGGGCATCGCCCGTCAGTACAAGTGGAGTGACACCGGTGAGCTCGCGAACGTCCAGATCTGGATGTACGAGGTCAAGTAG